Genomic segment of Myxococcus stipitatus:
CACAACGTGGAGGTCGTCGCCAGCCCGCAGGTGACGAACGCGGGCCTCAAGGCCGACGCGCCCTTCTCCTTCGAGGCCCGGGTGGAGGTGAAGCCCAAGGTCGAGGCGAAGGAGTACGCCGAGCTCCCCCTGACCAAGGCGGACGCCACCGTCACCGACGAGCAGATCAACGAGCAACTGGACCGCATGCGCCAGTCCCTGGGTCGCCTGGACCCGGTGACGGACCGCGACTCCGCCGCTTCCGGTGACTACGCGACGGTCGACTTCGACGCCACGGTGGATGGCAAGCCGTTCCCGGGCAGCAAGGCCGAGGGCATCACCGTCCAGGTGCAGCCCGGTGAGCTGGTCGAGTCCAAGATTGCCGCCCTGGAGGGCGTGAAGGTGGGCGAGTCCAAGGACATCGACTACGCCTTCCCGGCCGACTACCGGGTGGAGGACGTGCGGGGGAAGACGGGTCGGTTCCACATCACCCTCAAGGCCCTCAAGAAGGAGATCAGCCCCGAGCTGAACGACGACTTCGCCAAGGAGACGGGCATCGCCCAGTCCATGGATGAGCTGCGCACCAAGGTCCGCACGGACATGGAGCGCGCGCGCCGTTCGCAAGCGGACAACGACGAGCGCGAGGCGCTGATGAAGCTCCTCGTCGAGCGCAACACCTTCGAGGTGCCGCGCGCCATGGTGGAGCGCGCCATGGACTCCATGCTGCGCGGGGCCCTGCAGCAGCTGCAGCGCTCGGGCGTGGACCCCAGCCGTCTCAACCTGGACTTCAACCGGCTGCGCGAGGAGATGCGCGAGAAG
This window contains:
- the tig gene encoding trigger factor; protein product: MKVQVEELSPIEKKLSIEVESARVAEELNRAYSRLGQQVKLPGFRQGKVPRRILEQRFKDQVEDEVIQRVVQTAYMDAVREHNVEVVASPQVTNAGLKADAPFSFEARVEVKPKVEAKEYAELPLTKADATVTDEQINEQLDRMRQSLGRLDPVTDRDSAASGDYATVDFDATVDGKPFPGSKAEGITVQVQPGELVESKIAALEGVKVGESKDIDYAFPADYRVEDVRGKTGRFHITLKALKKEISPELNDDFAKETGIAQSMDELRTKVRTDMERARRSQADNDEREALMKLLVERNTFEVPRAMVERAMDSMLRGALQQLQRSGVDPSRLNLDFNRLREEMREKAVQEVKGTLLLESIAQKEGIQASDADVEARIEQLATDAGQPVAAVKKYFKGPDERLGLSLRLREEKTIEFLKGRAKYS